In Lolium rigidum isolate FL_2022 chromosome 3, APGP_CSIRO_Lrig_0.1, whole genome shotgun sequence, the genomic window CTTCTTTGGTTGCCAAAGAGAGACAAAATTAACTTTCCTGACTACAGGGGACACTGGAGCCTCCTTGTCTTGTGCCACTTTGATGAGACTGACTGCTCAGATACTAAAAAAGGACCACGCATGCTTCTGCTGGATTCACTTAATCAAACAGATCCGACAAGGTTGCAATCAGATATCAGAAGGTGTGATCCCTTTATCCTTTCCTTTTCAAATCTCCAAGATATTTATAATACTGATCTGAATGATAATACATGTGTTATGCTATAGTAATGGTCATGTGACTGACCATTTGGTTGGTAAAGTAGTTGATTCAAAAAATAGTAACAAGATGCTGCCAGAGGACGTATGTACCAAATAGGCGATTCAAGCCAGTGGGCGTCACTAAGTTTTTACATATATCATCCAACTGCCAGAGGATCAACAACTAGCAAAAAACCTCTCATCAAATTCAACTTTACTACAGCATATCACAAATTATCTGACAGTTGCCATACATAGTTATTGGTTTTGATGGTTTTGGGCATTTAGCAGTCCTTGCTATTTGTCCGGGAAGTTTTTAGTCTATTTTCGTGGAAATGAATGACTTCAGTTGTATTACCTCTGTTCCACAGTGTAAGATGTTTTGGTAGGCTATTTTAGCCTcagaaaacatcttatatttaaaaACTGAGGTATTACATATCTATGCTTGTGAGAAATGACAAAACTGTATCATGGTAAGAGCTCTAGAATCCAATGGTTTCTTTAGCTTTTCTTTTCTGGTATGCCAGATTCATTCGAGGTATTTATGAAACGGAAGAGCGGGAAGAAAGTGTGCACTTTATAAACAAAATCCGTCTTGAGTTTCCGAAGGTATGATGGTTAATACCACGCGTACTGGTCACCAGTTAATAATTCTTTTTTGAATCTGGAGTTTTTGACATGGTCCATAAACAACTGTGCAGGTGCCACAGCAAAATGGGGAGGAATGTGGTATATATGTTCTGTACTTCATCCACTGTTTTCTTCACAGCAAAAAATTGGCAGAGGTTCTTGAAAACAAAAAACTAGATGAAAACTTCGGCCAGCTGGTGTGTCATATTGTTATGCATTTCCATCTTCATACCATTCTACCTATCAAATGCTATGCTAATTTGTTTGATCTCTATGAATAGTTTCATGATGGCTCATTTGATCCAGAGGAATTTGAGAACTTCCGCAAGGATGTTCATTCATTTCAAGTGTATGTTTTCCAGGTTATGTTGTATTTATTCCATGCATGTCAAATTTAGTGCTCTCACTGTTTTTTTTTGTATGATTCTGCAGGAAAAGGAATACCGCAGTTGAAGATCAGGATTGATCGTAACATCGCAATGcatatatgtagttaattattacaAGACGATCGAAAGTTTCAACTTCCCTGGTGGCAAATTCTGAGAAAGTTTGAAGGTTGTGGAGAAAGCTGTTGATAACATACAGCTTATGTAGCTCAGTGGAAGTTAACTGTTTGTCCGAAAATCGAGCTTCATGGCAGTTAGCATCTAATTACGGGCATGGTATGCATAGATGCTTCCTTTTTAGCATTTTTAGAGGGTGTTTTATGATCTGTATTTTGGGGTGTTCAAATCCAATTTAGATGCAAACTGTGGAAATGGCCAAGAACTGCTGTagttcatttttctttcgatgaACCTAATCACTCCGGCAAAGCTTGTGCAAACAACTGCCATAGGGTTTCTATGGATTGAGGTCAACCTGTCTTTGATCACCCCTGTTTGTATTAGTATCCATATTGGCATTTTTTAGGTCTGTTATATCAATCTTATGCACTCCACTTGATATCGGTAATGCCACAGCCAAGATGGTTGTTCCCCTGCTGAGGCTGCCTCATGTAGGGAATGGCGCACCTGAGGTGTCCAGCTAGAAATGACACTCCTGAAAGTTTCAATTCCGTATTTGACactgaaaaatattttcttccttATTTGACATCCTATCTTCATTTCTTCCCTATATGACACTCTAGTGCAATTTGAGCACTAACGGTGTTAGCTAGGGACTTAAGATGACATTTTTGCCCCTGGTTCAGTTTATGATTAATTTCTTCCAACATTGCCTGTTAGAATCTGTGATGAGATAAAAAAAAGTGCAGTAATTCAATACGTGATTCCTTTTACAGCATTACGTATGTAAATTTTGTTATACTGTGAAGCAAATGTTTTAGTATGAAATTTTTTCCCAAGTCTCCAGATAGACACATTTGGAATTTAGAAAAGTGAAAAACTTAAACATGTTCCACAACCAGATGAGAGCATATAAGAGGATACTGCATAAACGATGGGGAGCTACAGCATCGGTCTTTTTGAACACTCCACGCTAGCACAAACATGAGCATGTGCGTTTTGGTACATGACAATTTATTCGCTCTAATTTGAAACAAAACATTGAAGAACAATTGACTGGCCGAACCCTGCAGCCACGAGTCCAAAATCGAGCCCGCATCCACACCCAAACCTGCCGCCACGCCGGCCGCTGATCTCTCCGACAGAAGCACCACATGCGTGgcatctccctccgccgccgtgcCTGGGTCAGCGTCTGGATCGCCAACCTTGACCGCCCTCCGCCGCAGTTGCTGGGCGGACCTTCATAGCCCCGCCGCCGTCTGGTTTGACCATAGCTAGGCCCCCTTCTGCTGCCGCTGCCCAATGCTCTGGTTAGCGCTGCCGCTTCTTGGACGTGACTGGGAGGGAGATGGACGGGAAAGGTCCGGGAGAGGGACGGGTCGAGCTGGACCTGTGAGTTTTGGCCCTTATTTTCCCCCCAATTTCTCTGTCGATTGAAGGTAGGGGTACATTAGTCCAAAAAACACAATGTTAACGACATGAGCTAACAGATATAACGGCAGTGTCAAATAGGGAAGAAAATGAAGATAAGATGTCAAATAGGAGAgaaaaaggttgcaaatgtcaaaTAAGGAACTGAAACTTTGaggagtgtcaaataaggaattctctcctaGAAATGTGAGCTGTGCAATGGCCCGGATGACTGCTGCATCTTACCAGAAGCAAACTTGGAACATGAGTAAGTTGAACCAGTCAGTTTGCCTCAACAAGAGAGGAACCACATATGGCAATGGACAGAAGTGCCAAAAAATGACATTAAAAGGCAAGAGTTTAAGATAGTCATTCTGGTTTCACTATGGCAAACACTGGGGTTTCATATGATTATGCATCTGTGTGGGTTGACAATTGGCATATATACCTTGACTTGCTGTTGCAACAGTTGCACATATTCTATGATTTTGTCGAGCATGACAGCCTTGCCTACCACCTGAAAAAGGCATAATTTTCCCGATTTCAAATATGTGCATACCAAATTCTAAAGCTAAGCTACTCGATCAAGCGACGGCTATTTCCATGATATTTCTTTTTGTAGTCATGCCTTGTTGCAACCTGGCACAAGATCAAGCAGCAGCTTCATCCTCTGGCTGATAGTATTCTCTCTTCTCATCTGACCAAGTTAAGAGTAAGGAAAATAAGTTCTACAGAAGAAATGACCCATGATGCCACAGCGACGCCACACACACGCCCATTGGTAGGTTTGATTCATTGGATGCATACATGATACTCCATGTACCGTTTATCTAACTGCATGATACTCCATGTACCCATTGGATGCATACAGCATACATGAGTACATGCATAGCTAACTGCATGTACCGTTTATCACTTCACATGAGCACATGAGGAATTAGATATATGGATCTCAATTTCGTAACCATGAAGATATTCACATGAGAACTGACTGTCCACGCTCCCAGCCACCCTTTGTAGGCACTAAGGGTCCGTTTGGTTGACTGGGTCGAATTTTTTGCATCACTGAGAAGAAAAGCACTGCACTTTGCATACGGACATGGGCTAGAAAAGCCATGTTGTTTGGTAGCCCGTGAAGCTATTTTCTGCACCAGAGAGAGAAGACATCGCAATTGAGATGCTTGGACAAATGACAAGCGGGTTTTCAATTTCTCCTTGCAGTGTGTTATCATATGCTTTATGATTTCCTTGGAAAATGGCTTATAACAGTAGCTTTATTGATCCATTAACACATTACAATCCTCCTCTAGGAGGGGTTCGATATCTGTTGGGACAGCCCCCAACCAGAAACCTACATAGTTACTAACTCTAGCATTACTAGCCAGACTATGAGCAACATGATTACAACTTCTGTTGATATGAACAACCGAAGAGCCAACACCAGATGCTAACACATCTTTGATATCATTGATAATATGGCAGAGATGTGATAAATCCCCTCCAGGTTTGTTAATAGCTGAAGCAGCGACAAGGCAGTCAGTTTCACAAATAATCTGCCCCTGTGCCCAAGTGGCCACCAGCGAGAGACCATCCTTGATTGCTTCCAGCTCCGCTTCTTCAGCAGAAGAGCAATTTGGCAACACTCTGGCAGCAGAGAAACACACATTCCCATGTTCATCCCTAGCAATCACACCCAAGGTAGCTTGATTACCAGGTTGCGCAAACGAAGCACCAACATTAACCTTGATACACCCAGAATTTGGTTTAGTCCATCCAATAGAGCTTTTGACAGAACCCGCTTGCACAGGCCCCTGATCAAGATGAAGGACCATTTTTCCTTTGTCCTGAGGGGAGAAACAAGGCACCTGGTCCAAGGAGAATTCCACAGCATAAGATTTAAGGAAATCAACCCACTGTTTTATAGTAGCCGTATCTTTTTCATGGATAATATTATCTCTCAAAAACCAAGCTCTCCAGAGCAAGAGGAGCACCTGCCTCTTATTCGTATATACTCCTATTACCCTCAACCCTATAAAACCACTAGTACACCGTTTGCACGAACAAGGCTGGATCGCGGCAGTCGAATATGCTATAGCCGTCGGGGTAGAATCCGACCTCCCAAGCGCGATCGGCGACGTTGAATCTCTCAGAGAGGACGGGCCGGCTGACACCTATGGCTTTGATATGGCTGTACTGCCGAATTGTGAACTAGTGCGTTTCAGACACTCTGACCGTGACAATCTCATGGCAGCTACCCATCGGGGATGGGGTTGCTTTGATCTAGTGTTCAGCTGTAGGTATATCTTCTTTATGAATGCGCCTAGCTCTCAATTGACCAAGAATTATTTTAAGGGCTCATTTGATTTATAGGATTTGTAtaagaattgtgtaggatttagattCTATGTGATTTTTTCTTACACTAGTTGTTTAATTTACAGGAATATATTCTATAGGAATTAATCCTATAAATTttttgtagtgcaaatcctataggaaataAACATGAGgttatacctcatggaaaaattctttTGGCACAGTCGAAAAGAACTCATCTTTTCATAGGCTTCACCTAGGCATGATATCCTAATCATATATTTTTCTATTCCTATGAttttctatcctatgaatcaaaggaaccATAAAAGCATAGATGTTTGTATTGAGAGGCTTGGCATTGCAATATGCTaggatatttgcattgagatcaaTACCAATATTTCTGTATGGATGTATAGATATTTGGTACCTAGAATTGATACCATAGTTGAATGCCAAATCCCGTTTGGATGGTCAAAGTGATGTATTGCATTTGTTTGGGGACATGGGAGAGGGAGGGCAGAAGACGACAGACGGTGGGTAGGACTACAGCCCCGATCCTTCTCGGAGGTGGAGGTCGCCCGACTGTAGATCAAATCATGACATGAGGCGGTGGGAATGAAGTGAGGGAAGGGAGGGTGAGGTGGAGGCCGGAAGACATCGCCGGTGAGGATCCGTAGGGGAGGGGTCGGATTTACCTGGCCACCACTCGATTTCCTTGTCCAGCAACGAGCTAGGTCAGGCGCTCGGGTGGGTAAGAGAAGACGCGGTCGGGTGAGGAAAAAAAACTCGCCTCCCGTGAATACCCAGCGATGTACATATCTGGGGCTCGACAGTCGGGAGGATCCCACGACACTTCAATTGACCCATGCCAATATTCACCCCGAATACCTCACGTCAATACCTAGCACATCCAGACGCCTCAAATTGAGGTATTCGGATGGGAATGCCTCAATACCCAATACCGAGCCTGAGTACAAACATCCAAAGGGTGCCTAATATCTATCTCTTCTATGTTTTTTTCTCTTTTGGGCCAATGATTTCTCCATAACAAGCTAAAAAACAATTTGCATACTAATGTGCATTATTGTGCAACAACATACTAATGTACAATTTCACATGTTGATATTTAGATGCGATTACGTGGATATTTTATGTTTAATTACAATTCATGACAATATCAATTCATATACTATTTGTGCAAATTGCATAATACTGTATACTATTGTGCAATTGCATATTTATAGTCAGTTGAGCACTTGAGCTTGAAGAGTTCAATTGCAATTGCATACGATTTATAGAAAAAGAAGAAATTTACCAAGAGAGGAGTTCTGCTTTCGGTTTATCTCGTTTTGAgaacttctagaaggttttggtcaGATTTTCTCTTAGTTTTTTCTGGTTCTTTGGACATGTCGTTTTTTCCCCTTttttgcagtttttttttctgttttgaacattttttaattcaaACATTTTTAATATTCGAATAGGTTTCAAGTTTGACTTTTTTCATATTTGATTTGTTTTCAAATGCAACcaaatttatatattttttaaataaaataacTTTCAAGTTCGAAGAATTTTCAAATTGAAACTTTTTTTGAACAGTTTTCAACTTcgaacattttttaattaaaacaatttaaaaatttgaacattttccaagATCTAGAAGTttttcagaaaaaagaaaaaatgaaataacaaaaaggaaaaaaaaaactgtgGAAAGCAACCGTTACCCTAGGCCGGCCGAAGCGGGCGGGAGCCATTGACTCCCGCACTGGAGAGTGATAGGTAGGGGCTCCCCATTTTTAGGGATGTTGTATGCTCATCTCCTGCATAACACGATCAGGGTTATCCACTTGATGCATCGGAATGGTTTCAGCAGTCTTAAGTGTATTTTTGTATCAATAGTCTTGAGGTAGGAAAAAGGTGAATGTTTGAGCCACTCTGACCAGAAGCAGGCATATTTCTTCACCTCTTTGCACCGTTTttccgataaaggatgctttattacttttagaagcaattacatccagcctctgcataaccaggatgcacacagtcgTTTTGTTGTCTCGAGTCCAAAAGGATAAATcataaaaactaggcgagatacatatcggagCGATGAAACATATAATGATGATGACCACCTGTCAGAAAGAAGTTCAAAGCACATTGCAAATAGCAGGAGGGCCAAAACGAAAGAAGACAAGTTGGATACTGATATTTTTGAATTGTACATGGAGTATGTCTTGCTATtgtctttcttttcttcttttcttcttttttcaacACTAATTTTTCTTATTTGCTCCTATAACTTTGTGCATAGGGATCTTTGGAAACGAATAGATGAAGATAAGAAGAGTGCATATGCATACTTTGATTCAATATGGTTTTACATGTATAAAAGCGGGGATAATAAACCAAACATCCTTAAGTGGATAAAGGCTAAGAAGATATTCTCAAGACAATATGTTTTTGTCCCTATTGTCTGTTGGTAGGTATACTCCGTAATACTTTGTGAAGTGACCTATTTTGCTTGTCCAATATGGTATCATACTTGCACTTTCTTCAACATAGGGGACACTGGAACCTTCTTGTCTTATGCAATTTCGGAGAGACAAACTACTCGGATACAAGAAAAAGCCTCATATGCTTctgttggattcactcaaaacaaCAGATCTGGCAAATCTGCCATCAACCATCAAAAGGTCTGATTCCTCTATATCTCTTTATGTAGGCCTCTAAAATAATCATGGAAGCGGTGATTTTACTGACATGATTTACACTTGCCATAGCACTTAGTAGTAGTTGGCAAGCTTGTGTTATACTACTTACAATATCATGGTTTTATTTTGTTTCCTTCACCTGTATTACCAGATTCattgttgatattttaaaatctGAAGAGCGGCCAGACATCGAGCAGTTCATAAATGAAGTCCATCTTGAATTTCCTGAGGTATATGATTTAACATCTTGAAGATATATTTCACGTCTGCATCAGTGCTTCTGATTTCAATTTCTCATCATGAAACATTGGTACCTGAACAACTTTGCAGGTGCCACGGAAAACTGGGGATGATAGTGGCATATATGTTCTTTTCTTTATCCACTGTTCTCTTAAAATGAAAAACCGGGAGAAGATTTCAGCCAGCTGGTGTGTCACACATTTCAAGCTTTATATACTTTCCTACATGTTTACTACTAATTTTCGTTTTGTCTGTATGATTTAGCCCAAGGAAAATTCCAGAAGGACATTGATTCATTTCGAGCGTGTTATCTTTATTTTCTGCACGTTCAATCGTGATCTTGTTGCCTTTGTTTATGCGTCTGCAGGAATAGGAATACCGAAGTTGAAGATTAGTGTGGACGCCAGGACTGCATCAAGTAATGGAAGATTGGTGCTCGCTTATTAGTTATCATCAGACCATTTGACCTTCCACTATGTCATGGACTCTTGTGGTAATTAGAGAATTTCTGTGTTTCTTTACCTAGGTACCATAATACGTTATCTATGTGAGATACATCTTCTCTGGTAGCGACAAATCCCGGGGAGTTGGAAGACTGCCAAGAAACTGTTGGTTACACAGTTTTTGAGCTTGGATTTGCTACCACCCTTTTAATCGATTTATAGAGATTCGAGCTGATGGGTTCTTAGCTAGAGTATCTTAGAATATGTTGTGTCACCTGGCCATGTGATTGGAGTGCACGTGAGATTGTTTTGAGACCTTAACTAGTTTGTTGAACACCTGAACCAACTACCGAATTTAAACATTCATTGTGTGGTGTGACAGTTGGTTCAGGTATTTCTTAAGCACCTGAACCAAGCAGTGACACTGCTGCGGACTTCTATGCTGCATTTCAGGCTTCATTACTTTAGACTTAATACTAACTACTACGTACACAACTGCATTAGTGCACTCATTTCCGATGGAATCATTTCAACTCCTAGTGGCTCCCTCAAGGAAATCTTCAGTATATCATCATCAACTTGCCCAAGTGAACGGCTTTGCCACCAAGTCTCCCGTCTTTCATGACAGTGCGATAAGCCCAGGCTACCATTTGCGAACAGCTTGGCCTGATTCAGAGTGAAGATCAGTTCACATAGGAAACCATAAAGCAGTCCATTCGGCTGTTCCAGCAGCCGCTAGAGCGGAAAGTGTGCAGACTCTGGCGGAGATCTCGGGCAAGTCAGCACAGAACATAATTAAGAATGACTTAATCTCTGCAATCAAAAAGTTCTATCTCTGCAATGGAACATCGCTCGAGCGCCTCAACCACAGGCTTCTGTGTCCTGCCTCCTAAGAACGATCAGCCAACTCAACCCTCCTAGTACAGGTCTATAGATTAGTTAGGACTTCGGAACCGATTAGTCACAAGCGTAGATACATGGCTATAGCACTAGTAATTTCACATCATGGTGCAGGGTGAATTTGCACCTGACAATGTTGTCCTTATGGCTTGTGTTCAATTAGTGATGGTCGAGTTAATTccaaaaaaaccaccacattactGCGCGAAGTTCGTAAAACCACCACATTACTGCGCGAAGTTCGTAAAACCACCACTATTCGGCGAAATTGCAAGAAACCACTAGTATTACGAGAATTCGTTGCAATATTCAATGATTCGTGTTTTTAGCCGAGTTAACAGAGAATCTTATAGCGGGTCTCACTGCTAGTTATGACGTGGTGAAACGGAAGCATTGCAAGAGGCAGAACTAAT contains:
- the LOC124699617 gene encoding uncharacterized protein LOC124699617 isoform X2 gives rise to the protein MPRRSHCQSNAPIDLDGEDECKSKRSRTCRTPTAKSSNRIASSKRDKTNQDKLDTHIFDLYIEGHWSLLVLCHFDETDCSDTKKGPRMLLLDSLNQTDPTRLQSDIRRFIRGIYETEEREESVHFINKIRLEFPKVPQQNGEECGIYVLYFIHCFLHSKKLAEVLENKKLDENFGQLFHDGSFDPEEFENFRKDVHSFQVKRNTAVEDQD
- the LOC124699617 gene encoding probable ubiquitin-like-specific protease 2B isoform X1, which encodes MPRRSHCQSNAPIDLDGEDECKSKRSRTCRTPTAKSSNRIASSKRDKTNQDKLDTHIFDLYIEDLWKHIDEDKKSAYAYLDSLWFNSYINASDEKKSKILKWAKSLKIFSRQYVFVPIACWGHWSLLVLCHFDETDCSDTKKGPRMLLLDSLNQTDPTRLQSDIRRFIRGIYETEEREESVHFINKIRLEFPKVPQQNGEECGIYVLYFIHCFLHSKKLAEVLENKKLDENFGQLFHDGSFDPEEFENFRKDVHSFQVKRNTAVEDQD